The region ACCAGCAACAGTACCAATCGGTAAATATACATGACGCTTCCGTATCGAAGTTGTCTGATGGTAATCAGGCCGGGTGGGCTTGCCAAGTTACGTGGGCGGGAGACTCTCCTCAAGCATTTGCTGGACTGCGGGCAGCCGCTGAGGTTGCCAGTGGGGTGCGGCCCAGGCCAGCTGTTCGCTGACCGGCGCGTTGCGCAAGGTGTGTGGCGGCTGTTGGCCCAGCGCAGTCAGCGCCCGAAACAACGTGGCAGGCGCGTGACCCGTTTCAATTGGCTCTGAAGCGAGTCGCTTGCTGAGCTTTTCGCCCTGTCTGCGCATGATCAGCGGAATATGCAGATAGCACGGAGGCGTTGCGTCCAGCAGGTGATAGAGCCACAGCTGGCGCGGCGTTGAATCAAGCAGATCGGCCCCGCGGACGATGTCGGTGATGCCCTGATCGATATCATCGACCACTACCGCGAACTGATAGGCGACGATGCCATCGCGACGTCGCACCACGAAATCCCCTACATCGCTGGCCAGATTCTGGCTGAATGTGCCCTGCAGACGGTCGCTCACCCTGAGCTGTTGATCCGGAACCCGGACGCGGATGGCGTGGTCGCTCCCGGCCGGTAAGGCCCGGGTACGGCAAAAGCCGGGGTAGAGTCCGCCCTGTTCCATGATCAGCTTGCGTGAGCAATCGCAGTAGTAGGCTTCGCCGCGCTCGATCAGGCTGTGCAGTAAGTCGCTGTAGCGTTCGAGATTCCGGCTTTGGTGCAAGATATCGCCGTCCCACGCCATGCCGTAACTTTCGAGCGTGCTGAGAATGTGATCAGTTGCGCCGGGCATATTGCGAGGTTGGTCGAGATCTTCGATACGCACCAGCCAGCGGCCGTCATGGTGACGCGCGTCGAGATAACTGGCGAGCGCCGCGAGCAGCGAACCAAAGTGAAGATGACCACTGGGCGTTGGGGCGAAGCGTCCGACGTAAGGCTTGGCATGCATGCTGCGGGGCCTGTGTCAGGGGACCGGCTGGCGGCGCTAATCCTTAAGCGTCGCCAGCGGGAGAGGGGCCGGCTATCAGCCGCCGATCTGCTTTTCCTTGATTTCCGCCAGGGTTTTGCAGTCGATGCAAAGCGTGGCGGTGGGGCGTGCTTCCAGACGGCGGATGCCGATCTCGACGCCGCAGGAATCACAGAACCCGTAGTCGTCATCTTCGATGCGCAGCAGGGTCTGATCGATTTTCTTGATCAACTTGCGCTCGCGATCGCGGGCGCGCAACTCCAGGCTGAATTCTTCTTCCTGGCTGGCACGGTCGGCGGGATCCGGAAAGTTTGCGGCTTCGTCCTGCATATGCATAACAGTACGGTCCACTTCTTCCATCAGCTGTTTTTTCCAGGTGTCGAGGATATTGGTGAAATGGGCGAGTTGGCGCTCATTCATGTATTCCTCGCCCTGTTCTTCCTTATAAGGAACAAAGCCGCGTAACAATTGTGTTTTTTCTTTGACATTGCTGGGCATGGGAAGCGCCTCACTTTTGCTCAATCAATCTGACCGGGTACCCACCGTAACTGTCCGTGTGGAGGCGGCCGGTGGCTTGCAGCGGGCAAAGCTACCAGAACCTTGTACCGTAAGCTACTGTTTGGCGCCAGAAGGCCGGCCAGCGTTGAGGCGGGCTGTAGCCTGGGGCTATCGGCGGTATCATTCGCGTTTCGATGTTGCCCTGAACCAGGAGATGATGATGCAGCAGTATCGCTGGGCCCAACGGGCACGTGATATCCAGCCTTTTCACGTTATGGCCGTTCTGGCCCGGGCCCAGGCTCTGGCAGCGCAGGGATACGATGTGATTCACATGGAAATCGGCGAGCCCGACTTTGTCACACCCGAGCCTATAGTGCGGGCCGGGCAGGCGGCTCTGGCCGAGGGTCGCACGGGCTATACCTCAGCGCTGGGAATACCGGCGCTGCGTGAAGCGGTCGCCGGGTTGTATGCCAGCCGATACGGTATCGATCTGGACCCCCGGCGCGTGGTCATCACGCCGGGTGGCTCGGCAGCTTTGTTATTGATCAGCGCCTTGCTGGTAGAGCCTGGCTGCAACGTGCTGATGGCCGATCCGGCTTATCCCTGCAACAGGCATTTTCTACGTCTGGTAGAAGGTCAGACCCGTCTGATTCCAACCGGTGCCGAGACCCAATATCAGCTGACGCCGGCCATGGTCGAACAATTCTGGGATCCGCAGACGGTGGCGGTGCTGGCTGCATCGCCGGCTAATCCAACCGGTACGCTGTTGAGTCGCGCCCAGCTTGCCGGCCTCGCCGAGACGACCCGGAGGCTGGGTGGTTCGTTGATTGTGGACGAGATTTATCATGGCCTTACCTACGGTTGCGATGCGGTGTCTGCGCTGGAGGTAGCGCCCGACGCCTTCGTGTTGAACAGCTTCTCGAAGTACTTCGGCATGACGGGCTGGCGCCTGGGCTGGCTGGTAGCGCCCGAGGCTGCGGTTCCGGAACTGGAAAAGCTGGCGCAGAATCTTTACATATGCGCGCCCCACATGGCGCAGGTTGCCGCATTGGCGGCTTTCAGTGACGAGAGCCTGGAAATCTGCGAGTCAAGGCGCGAGGCGTTCCACCAGCGCCGGGACTTCCTGCTGCCGGCGGTTCGCGAACTGGGCTTCGAGGTGCCGGTCACGCCTGATGGTGCCTTCTATCTATACGCGGGGACCCGAGCATTCGGGGGTGACAGCGCGGCGCTGTGTCAGCATCTGATCGAGACCGAGCATGTGGCGGTAACCCCCGGGCTGGATTTCGGTGACTATCTCGCTGATCAGCATGTGCGTTTCGCCTATACCACGTCTCTGTCACGTCTCGAGCAGGCTGTTGAACGCCTCGCCCGTGGATTACAAAGCTGGCGCGCATGCTGATACCCTTCGAGTCGCCGCTTACCGAAGGCGTGTTGGTAAAGCGCTACAAGCGCTTTCTGGCTGATGTGCTGCTGGCTGATGGGCGCGAACTGACTGTCCATTGCCCGAACACCGGTTCCATGAAAAATTGCGGCGAGCCGGGCAGTCGGGTCTGGGTGAGGATGGTCGACAAGCCGGGACGCAGGCTTCCCGGCACCTGGGAACTGGTCGAGACAGCGCCAGGCGAGCTGGCCTGTATTCACAGTGCGCGCGCCAACAAGATCAT is a window of Pseudomonas sp. gcc21 DNA encoding:
- a CDS encoding pyridoxal phosphate-dependent aminotransferase; the encoded protein is MMQQYRWAQRARDIQPFHVMAVLARAQALAAQGYDVIHMEIGEPDFVTPEPIVRAGQAALAEGRTGYTSALGIPALREAVAGLYASRYGIDLDPRRVVITPGGSAALLLISALLVEPGCNVLMADPAYPCNRHFLRLVEGQTRLIPTGAETQYQLTPAMVEQFWDPQTVAVLAASPANPTGTLLSRAQLAGLAETTRRLGGSLIVDEIYHGLTYGCDAVSALEVAPDAFVLNSFSKYFGMTGWRLGWLVAPEAAVPELEKLAQNLYICAPHMAQVAALAAFSDESLEICESRREAFHQRRDFLLPAVRELGFEVPVTPDGAFYLYAGTRAFGGDSAALCQHLIETEHVAVTPGLDFGDYLADQHVRFAYTTSLSRLEQAVERLARGLQSWRAC
- the dksA gene encoding RNA polymerase-binding protein DksA, yielding MPSNVKEKTQLLRGFVPYKEEQGEEYMNERQLAHFTNILDTWKKQLMEEVDRTVMHMQDEAANFPDPADRASQEEEFSLELRARDRERKLIKKIDQTLLRIEDDDYGFCDSCGVEIGIRRLEARPTATLCIDCKTLAEIKEKQIGG
- the gluQRS gene encoding tRNA glutamyl-Q(34) synthetase GluQRS, encoding MHAKPYVGRFAPTPSGHLHFGSLLAALASYLDARHHDGRWLVRIEDLDQPRNMPGATDHILSTLESYGMAWDGDILHQSRNLERYSDLLHSLIERGEAYYCDCSRKLIMEQGGLYPGFCRTRALPAGSDHAIRVRVPDQQLRVSDRLQGTFSQNLASDVGDFVVRRRDGIVAYQFAVVVDDIDQGITDIVRGADLLDSTPRQLWLYHLLDATPPCYLHIPLIMRRQGEKLSKRLASEPIETGHAPATLFRALTALGQQPPHTLRNAPVSEQLAWAAPHWQPQRLPAVQQMLEESLPPT